From a region of the Panthera uncia isolate 11264 chromosome B1, Puncia_PCG_1.0, whole genome shotgun sequence genome:
- the LOC125923910 gene encoding protein kish-A-like yields MFFRCGWGFTGLTMSTVFGFQSLLTVILLLICTCAYILSLAPGLLDRNKTGLLGIFWKCARIGERKSPYVAVCCT; encoded by the coding sequence atgtttttcagaTGTGGCTGGGGCTTCACTGGCCTCACTATGTCTACCGTTTTCGGTTTCCAGAGTCTGTTGACTGTAATCTTGCTGCTTATATGTACCTGTGCTTATATCCTATCCTTGGCACCCGGCCTCCTAGACAGAAATAAAACTGGATTGTTGGGTATATTTTGGAAGTGCGCCAGAATTGGTGAACGGAAGAGTCCTTACGTCGCAGTGTGCTGTACATGA